In Phacochoerus africanus isolate WHEZ1 chromosome 2, ROS_Pafr_v1, whole genome shotgun sequence, one DNA window encodes the following:
- the CRAT gene encoding carnitine O-acetyltransferase isoform X2 produces MEDGQQKEKVRPLGFLKPSSLTKVSSRFKTHQDSLPRLPVPPLQQTLDHYLKALQPIVSEEEWAQTKQLVEEFQSPGGVGERLQKGLERRARKTENWLSEWWLKTAYLQYRQPLVIYSSPGMALPRQDFVDLQGQLRFAAKLIEGVLDFKAMIDNETLPVEYLGGKPLCMNQYYQILSSCRVPGPKQDSVTNFSKIKKPPTHITVVHNYQFFELDVYHSDGTPLTSDQIFTQLEKIWNSSLQTNKEPVGILTSNHRNSWAKAYSTLIKDKVNRESVRSIQKSIFTVCLDAPMPRVSEDRYRHQVACQMLHGGGGKLNSGNRWFDKTLQFIVAEDGACGLIYEHAAAEGPPITTLVDHIIEFTKKPELVRSPMIPLPMPKKLRFNITPEIKSDIEKAKQNLSIMIQDLDITVFVFHHFGKDFPKSEKLSPDAFIQMALQLAYYRIYGQACATYESASLRMFHLGRTDTIRSASMDSLTFVKAMGDPNVTEHQKVELLRKAVQAHRAYTDLAICGKAFDRHLLGLKLQAIEDLVSMPDIFMDTSYAIAMHFNLSTSQVPAKTDCVMFFGPVVPDGYGVCYNPLESHINFSVSAYNSCAETNAVRLAHYLEQALLDMRALLQSHPRAKL; encoded by the exons ATGGAGGACGGGCAGCAGAAAGAGAAG GTGAGGCCCCTGGGCTTCCTCAAGCCCTCCTCCTTGACGAAGGTTTCCAGTCGCTTCAAGACGCACCAGGACTCGCTGCCCCGGCTGCCCGTGCCCCCGCTCCAGCAGACCCTGGACCATTATCTCAAGGCACTGCAGCCCATCGTCAGTGAAGAGGAGTGGGCCCAAACCAAGCAGCTGGTGGAAGAGTTTCAGTCTCCAGGGGGCGTAGGGGAGCGCCTGCAGAAGGGGCTGGAGCGCAGGGCCAGGAAGACGGAGAACTGG CTGTCTGAGTGGTGGCTCAAAACAGCTTACCTCCAGTACCGCCAGCCCCTGGTCATCTATTCCAGCCCGGGCATGGCGCTGCCCAGGCAGGACTTTGTGGATCTGCAGGGACAGCTCCG GTTTGCTGCCAAATTAATTGAGGGTGTGTTGGATTTCAAGGCCATGATTGACAA CGAGACCCTGCCCGTGGAGTACCTGGGGGGCAAGCCGCTGTGCATGAACCAGTACTATCAGATCCTGTCCTCCTGCCGAGTGCCAGGCCCCAAGCAGGACTCGGTCACCAACTTCAGCAAGATCAAGAAGCCACCCACGCACATCACTGTGGTGCACAACTACCAA TTTTTTGAGCTGGACGTGTACCACAGTGATGGGACACCCCTGACCTCGGATCAGATCTTCACGCAGCTGGAGAAGATCTGGAACTCGTCCCTGCAAACCAACAAAGAGCCTGTGGGCATCCTCACCTCCAACCATCGCAACTCCTGGGCCAAGGCCTACAGCACCCTCATCAAAG ACAAGGTGAACCGGGAGTCGGTGCGCTCCATCCAGAAGAGCATCTTCACCGTGTGCCTGGACGCGCCCATGCCTCGGGTCTCGGAGGACAGGTACCGCCACCAAGTGGCCTGCCAGATGCTGCACGGGGGCGGCGGCAAGCTCAACAGCGGCAACCGCTGGTTCGACAAGACGCTGCAG TTCATCGTGGCCGAAGATGGTGCCTGTGGGCTCATTTATGAGCATGCGGCAGCAGAGGGACCCCCCATCACCACCCTTGTGGACCACATCATTGAGTTCAC GAAGAAGCCCGAGCTCGTGCGGTCTCCCATGATACCCCTGCCCATGCCCAAGAAGCTGCGGTTCAACATCACCCCTGAGATCAAGAGCGACATCGAGAAGGCCAAGCAGAACCTCAGCAT CATGATCCAGGATCTGGACATCACGGTGTTCGTGTTCCACCACTTTGGAAAGGACTTCCCCAAGTCAGAGAAACTGAGCCCGGACGCCTTCATCCAGATGGCCCTCCAGCTGGCCTACTACAG GATCTACGGGCAGGCGTGCGCCACCTACGAGAGCGCCTCCCTGCGCATGTTCCACCTGGGCCGCACCGACACCATCCGCTCGGCCTCCATGGACTCGCTGACCTTCGTCAAGGCCATGGGCGACCCTAATGTGACG GAGCACCAGAAGGTGGAGCTGCTGCGGAAGGCCGTGCAGGCCCACCGAGCCTACACCGACCTG GCCATCTGCGGGAAGGCCTTTGACCGGCACCTGCTGGGCCTGAAGCTGCAGGCCATCGAGGACCTGGTCAGCATGCCCGACATCTTCATGGACACCTCCTACGCCATCGCCATGCACTTCAACCTCTCCACCAGCCAG GTCCCCGCCAAGACAGACTGTGTCATGTTCTTTGGGCCTGTGGTCCCAGATGGCTACGGCGTCTGCTATAACCCCCTGGAGTCGCACATCAACTTCTCCGTGTCGGCCTACAACAGCTGTGCCGAGACCAACGCCGTCCGCCTGGCGCACTACCTGGAGCAGGCGCTCCTGGACATGCGCGCCCTGCTGCAGAGCCACCCCCGGGCCAAGCTCTGA
- the CRAT gene encoding carnitine O-acetyltransferase isoform X1, which yields MLSYAARTVVRPLGFLKPSSLTKVSSRFKTHQDSLPRLPVPPLQQTLDHYLKALQPIVSEEEWAQTKQLVEEFQSPGGVGERLQKGLERRARKTENWLSEWWLKTAYLQYRQPLVIYSSPGMALPRQDFVDLQGQLRFAAKLIEGVLDFKAMIDNETLPVEYLGGKPLCMNQYYQILSSCRVPGPKQDSVTNFSKIKKPPTHITVVHNYQFFELDVYHSDGTPLTSDQIFTQLEKIWNSSLQTNKEPVGILTSNHRNSWAKAYSTLIKDKVNRESVRSIQKSIFTVCLDAPMPRVSEDRYRHQVACQMLHGGGGKLNSGNRWFDKTLQFIVAEDGACGLIYEHAAAEGPPITTLVDHIIEFTKKPELVRSPMIPLPMPKKLRFNITPEIKSDIEKAKQNLSIMIQDLDITVFVFHHFGKDFPKSEKLSPDAFIQMALQLAYYRIYGQACATYESASLRMFHLGRTDTIRSASMDSLTFVKAMGDPNVTEHQKVELLRKAVQAHRAYTDLAICGKAFDRHLLGLKLQAIEDLVSMPDIFMDTSYAIAMHFNLSTSQVPAKTDCVMFFGPVVPDGYGVCYNPLESHINFSVSAYNSCAETNAVRLAHYLEQALLDMRALLQSHPRAKL from the exons ATGTTATCCTACGCTGCCAGGACCGTG GTGAGGCCCCTGGGCTTCCTCAAGCCCTCCTCCTTGACGAAGGTTTCCAGTCGCTTCAAGACGCACCAGGACTCGCTGCCCCGGCTGCCCGTGCCCCCGCTCCAGCAGACCCTGGACCATTATCTCAAGGCACTGCAGCCCATCGTCAGTGAAGAGGAGTGGGCCCAAACCAAGCAGCTGGTGGAAGAGTTTCAGTCTCCAGGGGGCGTAGGGGAGCGCCTGCAGAAGGGGCTGGAGCGCAGGGCCAGGAAGACGGAGAACTGG CTGTCTGAGTGGTGGCTCAAAACAGCTTACCTCCAGTACCGCCAGCCCCTGGTCATCTATTCCAGCCCGGGCATGGCGCTGCCCAGGCAGGACTTTGTGGATCTGCAGGGACAGCTCCG GTTTGCTGCCAAATTAATTGAGGGTGTGTTGGATTTCAAGGCCATGATTGACAA CGAGACCCTGCCCGTGGAGTACCTGGGGGGCAAGCCGCTGTGCATGAACCAGTACTATCAGATCCTGTCCTCCTGCCGAGTGCCAGGCCCCAAGCAGGACTCGGTCACCAACTTCAGCAAGATCAAGAAGCCACCCACGCACATCACTGTGGTGCACAACTACCAA TTTTTTGAGCTGGACGTGTACCACAGTGATGGGACACCCCTGACCTCGGATCAGATCTTCACGCAGCTGGAGAAGATCTGGAACTCGTCCCTGCAAACCAACAAAGAGCCTGTGGGCATCCTCACCTCCAACCATCGCAACTCCTGGGCCAAGGCCTACAGCACCCTCATCAAAG ACAAGGTGAACCGGGAGTCGGTGCGCTCCATCCAGAAGAGCATCTTCACCGTGTGCCTGGACGCGCCCATGCCTCGGGTCTCGGAGGACAGGTACCGCCACCAAGTGGCCTGCCAGATGCTGCACGGGGGCGGCGGCAAGCTCAACAGCGGCAACCGCTGGTTCGACAAGACGCTGCAG TTCATCGTGGCCGAAGATGGTGCCTGTGGGCTCATTTATGAGCATGCGGCAGCAGAGGGACCCCCCATCACCACCCTTGTGGACCACATCATTGAGTTCAC GAAGAAGCCCGAGCTCGTGCGGTCTCCCATGATACCCCTGCCCATGCCCAAGAAGCTGCGGTTCAACATCACCCCTGAGATCAAGAGCGACATCGAGAAGGCCAAGCAGAACCTCAGCAT CATGATCCAGGATCTGGACATCACGGTGTTCGTGTTCCACCACTTTGGAAAGGACTTCCCCAAGTCAGAGAAACTGAGCCCGGACGCCTTCATCCAGATGGCCCTCCAGCTGGCCTACTACAG GATCTACGGGCAGGCGTGCGCCACCTACGAGAGCGCCTCCCTGCGCATGTTCCACCTGGGCCGCACCGACACCATCCGCTCGGCCTCCATGGACTCGCTGACCTTCGTCAAGGCCATGGGCGACCCTAATGTGACG GAGCACCAGAAGGTGGAGCTGCTGCGGAAGGCCGTGCAGGCCCACCGAGCCTACACCGACCTG GCCATCTGCGGGAAGGCCTTTGACCGGCACCTGCTGGGCCTGAAGCTGCAGGCCATCGAGGACCTGGTCAGCATGCCCGACATCTTCATGGACACCTCCTACGCCATCGCCATGCACTTCAACCTCTCCACCAGCCAG GTCCCCGCCAAGACAGACTGTGTCATGTTCTTTGGGCCTGTGGTCCCAGATGGCTACGGCGTCTGCTATAACCCCCTGGAGTCGCACATCAACTTCTCCGTGTCGGCCTACAACAGCTGTGCCGAGACCAACGCCGTCCGCCTGGCGCACTACCTGGAGCAGGCGCTCCTGGACATGCGCGCCCTGCTGCAGAGCCACCCCCGGGCCAAGCTCTGA
- the CRAT gene encoding carnitine O-acetyltransferase isoform X3, producing MDPHQLSEWWLKTAYLQYRQPLVIYSSPGMALPRQDFVDLQGQLRFAAKLIEGVLDFKAMIDNETLPVEYLGGKPLCMNQYYQILSSCRVPGPKQDSVTNFSKIKKPPTHITVVHNYQFFELDVYHSDGTPLTSDQIFTQLEKIWNSSLQTNKEPVGILTSNHRNSWAKAYSTLIKDKVNRESVRSIQKSIFTVCLDAPMPRVSEDRYRHQVACQMLHGGGGKLNSGNRWFDKTLQFIVAEDGACGLIYEHAAAEGPPITTLVDHIIEFTKKPELVRSPMIPLPMPKKLRFNITPEIKSDIEKAKQNLSIMIQDLDITVFVFHHFGKDFPKSEKLSPDAFIQMALQLAYYRIYGQACATYESASLRMFHLGRTDTIRSASMDSLTFVKAMGDPNVTEHQKVELLRKAVQAHRAYTDLAICGKAFDRHLLGLKLQAIEDLVSMPDIFMDTSYAIAMHFNLSTSQVPAKTDCVMFFGPVVPDGYGVCYNPLESHINFSVSAYNSCAETNAVRLAHYLEQALLDMRALLQSHPRAKL from the exons atggatcctcatcag CTGTCTGAGTGGTGGCTCAAAACAGCTTACCTCCAGTACCGCCAGCCCCTGGTCATCTATTCCAGCCCGGGCATGGCGCTGCCCAGGCAGGACTTTGTGGATCTGCAGGGACAGCTCCG GTTTGCTGCCAAATTAATTGAGGGTGTGTTGGATTTCAAGGCCATGATTGACAA CGAGACCCTGCCCGTGGAGTACCTGGGGGGCAAGCCGCTGTGCATGAACCAGTACTATCAGATCCTGTCCTCCTGCCGAGTGCCAGGCCCCAAGCAGGACTCGGTCACCAACTTCAGCAAGATCAAGAAGCCACCCACGCACATCACTGTGGTGCACAACTACCAA TTTTTTGAGCTGGACGTGTACCACAGTGATGGGACACCCCTGACCTCGGATCAGATCTTCACGCAGCTGGAGAAGATCTGGAACTCGTCCCTGCAAACCAACAAAGAGCCTGTGGGCATCCTCACCTCCAACCATCGCAACTCCTGGGCCAAGGCCTACAGCACCCTCATCAAAG ACAAGGTGAACCGGGAGTCGGTGCGCTCCATCCAGAAGAGCATCTTCACCGTGTGCCTGGACGCGCCCATGCCTCGGGTCTCGGAGGACAGGTACCGCCACCAAGTGGCCTGCCAGATGCTGCACGGGGGCGGCGGCAAGCTCAACAGCGGCAACCGCTGGTTCGACAAGACGCTGCAG TTCATCGTGGCCGAAGATGGTGCCTGTGGGCTCATTTATGAGCATGCGGCAGCAGAGGGACCCCCCATCACCACCCTTGTGGACCACATCATTGAGTTCAC GAAGAAGCCCGAGCTCGTGCGGTCTCCCATGATACCCCTGCCCATGCCCAAGAAGCTGCGGTTCAACATCACCCCTGAGATCAAGAGCGACATCGAGAAGGCCAAGCAGAACCTCAGCAT CATGATCCAGGATCTGGACATCACGGTGTTCGTGTTCCACCACTTTGGAAAGGACTTCCCCAAGTCAGAGAAACTGAGCCCGGACGCCTTCATCCAGATGGCCCTCCAGCTGGCCTACTACAG GATCTACGGGCAGGCGTGCGCCACCTACGAGAGCGCCTCCCTGCGCATGTTCCACCTGGGCCGCACCGACACCATCCGCTCGGCCTCCATGGACTCGCTGACCTTCGTCAAGGCCATGGGCGACCCTAATGTGACG GAGCACCAGAAGGTGGAGCTGCTGCGGAAGGCCGTGCAGGCCCACCGAGCCTACACCGACCTG GCCATCTGCGGGAAGGCCTTTGACCGGCACCTGCTGGGCCTGAAGCTGCAGGCCATCGAGGACCTGGTCAGCATGCCCGACATCTTCATGGACACCTCCTACGCCATCGCCATGCACTTCAACCTCTCCACCAGCCAG GTCCCCGCCAAGACAGACTGTGTCATGTTCTTTGGGCCTGTGGTCCCAGATGGCTACGGCGTCTGCTATAACCCCCTGGAGTCGCACATCAACTTCTCCGTGTCGGCCTACAACAGCTGTGCCGAGACCAACGCCGTCCGCCTGGCGCACTACCTGGAGCAGGCGCTCCTGGACATGCGCGCCCTGCTGCAGAGCCACCCCCGGGCCAAGCTCTGA